Part of the Bacillus cabrialesii genome is shown below.
ACAACCCTCGCCAATCTGCGTCTTTTGCATAATAATGCAATTTTTCAGCTTCGTCCCCTTTCCAACATGAACCGCTCTAAACAATATGCAGTTTTCAACCTCTCCTTCAAGCACGCAGCCATTTGCCACCAAGGAATTTTTCACAGTGCTGTGTTTTCCGTACTTCGTCGGCGGCTCATCCTTCACTTTTGTATAGATTGGCTGCTGCGGTAAAAACACCTGCTGCCAAAAACGAGGCTGAATAAGCTCCATACTGTGGATATAATACTTTTCCACCGAATCAATGATTGCGGCATAACCTGAATATTCATAGGGGCAAATCGTCAAGGAGGAGGATTCTTTTTCTACCGCCTCCTGAATGGTTTTATAGCCTTTTTCACTATGTCCGTAGATCAAATCCTTTAAAAGCGCTGTAGACATGATATAGATTTGCAGCGACTGGCCGTCCTGACATACCTCGGTGACGTCGCAGCCAACCTCCTGATGGCGTTTCAGCACATATTGAAATTGAATGTTGCATACGGTATGGCTGTTGGAGATGACAGCATATTGCTGTGTGCTTCTGTGAAAGTAATCAAGATGGTCGGAAAACTGTCGAAAAGAACCGAATTCATCGTATTCTTGGTGAAGGTGGGGCGATGGGAAAAAAAAGAGGCCATCCTTTTTCCGATGCAAATCCCATTCCTTACCCGCCCCAAGATGATCCATAAGCGACCGGTAGCGATACTTCGGAAAAATCGCGACACTCCTAATATCCGCATTCACCATGTTGGACAGCATAAAATCGATCAGACGGTACCTGCCGGCAAAGGGGATCGCCCCCAGCGACCGCTGTGCCGTTAAATCCTGAAGAGAATGCTTATATGTGGTTTCATCTATAACACCTAACATTTGATTATTGAACACTGACTCTGCCCCCTCTTCAGTAATTAAATCAATTCTTTTTCTACAAATTCCTCTGAAACGAGCAGCACCTCCTGAATGTCTTTTTCTGATCGGATCACTGCGCCATCCGGCAGTACCAGACCTCTAGGCACGATGGCATTTTCAATTACTACATGCTCGCCGATCGTCACATCCGGCATAATGACCGATGAAGTGACAGTCGCATGCTTACCGACAGTAACCCCTTGAAAAAGCACAGATTGAGACACATTCCCATATACTGCACAGCCTTCATTTACAAGCGAATCATGAACCTGCGCGTCAGATGAAATAAATTGCGGAGGCTGATTCGGATTGACGGAATAAATTTTCCAATTGCGTTCAAAGAGCTTCAGCTCCGAATCCTCTTTTAACAGATCCATATTGGCTTCCCACAAGCTCTGCACTGTTCCGACATCCTTCCAATATCCTTTAAACGGATAAGCAGAAAGCTTCTTTTTCTCCTCCAAAAGCAAAGGAATAATGTCTTTGCCGAAGTCGTGGCTTGAATATGGATTCCGATCGTCCATCTCAAGGTACTGTTTCAAAAGCGGCCAATTAAATATATAAATTCCCATTGAGGCAAGATTACTCTTAGGGAATTTGGGCTTCTCGTCAAAATGTGTGATCGTTCCATCTGCATTGGTCTTCATGATGCCGAACCGGCTTGCTTCCTTCCATTCCACTTCGATAACAGAGATGGTCACATCCGCTTTCTTTTCAATGTGAAAATCGAGCATTTTGCCGTAGTCCATTTTGTATATGTGATCTCCGGATAAAATCAGCACATATTCAGGATCATACTGATTCAAATAATTGAGATTTTCATAAATGGCGCTTGCCGTCCCTTTATACCATTTGACCTCTGAGGACTCGGCATAAGGGGGTAAAACCGTCACGCCGCCATTATATCTGTCAAGGTCCCATGCACTCCCGATTCCAATATAAGAATTCAGCTCAAGAGGCTGATATTGTGTTAAAATCCCGACTGTGTCTATGCCTGAATTGGAACAGTTGCTGAGGGTAAAATCAATAATCCTGTATTTTCCCCCAAAAGATACAGCCGGTTTGGCCATATTTTTCGTTAATCCGCTGAGACGGCTGCCCTTTCCGCCGGCAAGGAGCATGGCTACACATTGTTTTTTCATCTTTTTATCTCTCCTCGTTTTTTAACCGCCCGTAAAATCGAAATGCCGTAAGGGGGAATGGTTATCGTGATATAACACGGTTTATGGTGAAGAACTCCCTTTTTGGCCTCTAACGGCTTTTTGTTGATTTGTCCTGAGCCTCCATATGCTTCACTGTCGCTGTTCAGCACTTCGATGTATTGGGTAAGAAAAGGAACACCGACATCATATTGATGATAGACCTCGGGTTTGAAATTACAAATGATGACAAACGCCTCACCGTGCCTTTTGCCATAACGAATAAAAGAAAAGATTGATTGTTCATCATTATGGACATCAATCCATTCAAACGACTGTGCACGATGGTCATGTTCATAAAGGATTTTGCTTTTTCGATAAAAGCGGAGAAGATCTTGCGTAAAAACGCTGGCTTTCTGATGCATGGGGA
Proteins encoded:
- the glgD gene encoding glucose-1-phosphate adenylyltransferase subunit GlgD; this translates as MFNNQMLGVIDETTYKHSLQDLTAQRSLGAIPFAGRYRLIDFMLSNMVNADIRSVAIFPKYRYRSLMDHLGAGKEWDLHRKKDGLFFFPSPHLHQEYDEFGSFRQFSDHLDYFHRSTQQYAVISNSHTVCNIQFQYVLKRHQEVGCDVTEVCQDGQSLQIYIMSTALLKDLIYGHSEKGYKTIQEAVEKESSSLTICPYEYSGYAAIIDSVEKYYIHSMELIQPRFWQQVFLPQQPIYTKVKDEPPTKYGKHSTVKNSLVANGCVLEGEVENCILFRAVHVGKGTKLKNCIIMQKTQIGEGCLLEQVISDKDVKIGNATEAAGTAEQPLVLRKGLVQGELMNS
- a CDS encoding glucose-1-phosphate adenylyltransferase, which codes for MKKQCVAMLLAGGKGSRLSGLTKNMAKPAVSFGGKYRIIDFTLSNCSNSGIDTVGILTQYQPLELNSYIGIGSAWDLDRYNGGVTVLPPYAESSEVKWYKGTASAIYENLNYLNQYDPEYVLILSGDHIYKMDYGKMLDFHIEKKADVTISVIEVEWKEASRFGIMKTNADGTITHFDEKPKFPKSNLASMGIYIFNWPLLKQYLEMDDRNPYSSHDFGKDIIPLLLEEKKKLSAYPFKGYWKDVGTVQSLWEANMDLLKEDSELKLFERNWKIYSVNPNQPPQFISSDAQVHDSLVNEGCAVYGNVSQSVLFQGVTVGKHATVTSSVIMPDVTIGEHVVIENAIVPRGLVLPDGAVIRSEKDIQEVLLVSEEFVEKELI